One genomic region from Antedon mediterranea chromosome 3, ecAntMedi1.1, whole genome shotgun sequence encodes:
- the LOC140045252 gene encoding F-actin-capping protein subunit beta-like produces the protein MSYSSDQQLDCALDLMRRLPPQQIEKNLSDLIDLVPHLCEDLLSSVDQPLKIARDKEVGKDYLLCDYNRDGDSYRSPWSNTYDPVLNDGAVPSDRLRKMEVEANGAFDQYREMYFEGGVSSVYLWDLDHGFAGVILIKKAGDGSKKIQGCWDSIHVVEVQEKPGRSAHYKLTSTVMLWLQTTKPESGTMNLGGSATRQVEADRPVNEANTHIANIGSMVEDMENKMRNTLNEIYFGKTRDIINSLRNVYDLGDMKKQQSVVNELNRKLQQQIN, from the exons ATG TCATACTCAAGCGATCAACAGTTAGATTGTGCGTTAGACTTGATGCGGCGTCTTCCACCTCAGCAGATTGAGAAAAACCTAAGCGACCTTATTGATCTG gTTCCTCATTTATGTGAAGATCTGTTGTCCTCCGTGGATCAGCCTTTAAAAATTGCTCGTGATAAAGAAGTTGGAAAAGACTACCTATTATGCGATTACAACAGAGATGGCGATTCATACAG GTCACCTTGGAGTAATACATACGACCCCGTGTTGAATGATGGCGCTGTACCTTCGGACCGATTAAGGAAAATGGAAGTAGAGGCAAACGGAGCATTTGACCAATATAGGGAAAT gTATTTTGAAGGAGGTGTATCATCGGTGTACTTATGGGATTTGGACCATGGCTTTGCTGGCGTAATCCTTATCAAAAAAGCTGGTGACGGATCAAAGAAAATACAAGGATGTTGGGATTCCATACATGTGGTTGAAGTGCAA GAGAAACCAGGTCGAAGTGCGCATTACAAGTTGACATCCACAGTTATGCTTTGGTTACAG aCGACTAAGCCAGAATCAGGGACGATGAATCTTGGAGGCAGCGCCACCAGACAGGTCGAGGCAGACAGGCCGGTTAACGAGGCTAACACACACATTGCTAATATTGGATCTATGGTAGAGGACATGGAGAACAAAATGAGGAACACGCTCAACGAAATCTATTTTGGAAAAACGAGAGACATCATAAATTCACTACG aaATGTATATGATCTTGGAGATATGAAGAAACAACAATCGGTTGTCAACGAATTAAATAGAAAATTACAGCAACAAATAAACTAA